Below is a genomic region from Nocardioides panacis.
GCTCGGCTACGACCTCGGCTGAGGGCGACCGGGCGGGGCGCTCAGGAGTGCCGCCGCCAGGCGTCCTCGACGAGCTCGGCCACCACGGCCGGGTCGCAGTCCGGCAGCGAGACGCGGACCGCCGAGAGGGTCCTGCCCCACCACTTCTCCTCGCACCACCGCGGCCACTCGGCGACGGCGGCACGGATGTCCTCCTCGCCGAGCATCACGTGCAGGTGCTCGGGATCCGGGACCGTCACGAAGATCCGCCGGGCGGTCCGGAAGGACGGGAAGCCGTGGTGGTCCCGCTCGGTGGCGCCGTCGAGCGCCAGCGCCACCCTGCGTACGTCGTCCGGGCTCATGCCCCGACCCTGCCAGAGGACCCGGGTCCGCGTCAGCAGCCGTCGCGGGGCACGCCCGCGACGTCGACGGGCAGCCGGCCCGGAGCCGTCGCCCGGCCGAGGAGCACCGCGAGCAGCGCGTCGAACGCGCCCGGGGTCTCGCCGTACGTCGCGATCCGGACCGGGGCGGTGCTGCCGCCCAGCACGTAGGGGATGTCCAGGGCGACGACCACGTCCCCGCGCGCGGGGCCGCCGGTGGAGTCCACCAGCCGGACCGTCGTGGCCCGCGGCGGTCGCTTCGCGTGCTTGCCGGTGCGCCTGGCCGGACCGACCACCCGCAGGCCGGCCGACGCGGCGGCCGCGCGGAACCGGGCCACTGCGGACGCCGGGCCGCTCACCCGCACCCGCGGGCCGACGAGCCGTCCGGAGCAGGGCCCGGACACCGAGGTGATCCCCGCCGCCGACAGCCGCCGCGACACGTCGCCGCCGGAGCCGGCCGGACGCGGCCGGTGCGCCTGGTCGCGCTGGTGCAGCAGCAGCGCCACCATCCGGATGGCCGCCTGGTCGAGCCGGGCCTGCGGCAGCCTCCCGTCGCGTACGGCGGCCACGATCCCGTCCCGGGCCGCGCGCGGGTCCGGCGGCATCAGCAGCACGTCCTCGCCGGCCCGCAGCGCGCGCACCGCGGATCCGGCGCTGCCGAACCGGTCGGCGACCGCGGCCATCTGCAGCGAGTCTGTGAACGCCACGCCGCGGAAGCCGAGCTCGTCGCGCAGCAGCCCGGCCACCACCGCGTGGGACAGGGACGAGGGGGTCCGCGGGTCCACGGCGCGGACGTCGAGGTGCCCGACCATCACCGCGGACGTGCCCGCGTCGACGGCGGCGCGGAACGGCACCAGGTCGCGGGCGCGCAGCTCGGCCAGCGACCGGTGCTGGACCGGCAGCCCGTAGTGGCTGTCGGTGGTGACCGAGCCGTGGCCCGGGAAGTGCTTGACGACCGGCACCAGCCCGGAGGACGCGAAGCCCTGGACGGCGGCGGTGACCTGCGCGGCGACCCGCTCGGGCGAGGAGCCGGCCGAGCGTGCGCCGATCGCCGGGTCGGCCGGCCCGACGGTGACGTCGGAGTCCGGCGCGAAGTCGACGGTGAAGCCGAGCCCGAGCAGCTCGGCGCCGCTGGCGGCGTACGCCTCGCGGGTCAGTCCCGGGTCGCCGGCCGCCCCGGCGGTCATGAAGGCCGGGAAGCCGGTGACCCCGGACGTCACGCGGGCCACCCGGCCGCCCTCCTGGTCGACGCCGACCAGCACCGGCCAGCGCCGGCCGTCGCGGGCCGCAGAGCGCTGCAGCGCCCGGTTGCTGCGGGCGACCTGCCCGGCGCCGGCGAGGTTCTCGCTGAACGCGACGACCCCGCCGAGGTGCAGCCGGCGGACCAGGCCGGTGGGCGCGGCGGTGCCGCCGTAGGAGGCGACGATGACCTGGCCGGCCCGCTCGCGCAGGGAGAGCCCGCCCACCAGGCTCCGGGCCCGATCGATCTCGCCCGGCGAGGGCCCCCAACCGGTCTCCACGGGCAGCGGCCGGAAGGTCCCGGTGCCGCTGCTGCCGCCTTGCTTCCAGCTGCCGCCCGAGCTCGTGGGGCGCGGGTCGGGCCCGTCCGGGCCGGCGGCGCCGCACGCGGACACGGCGAGCAGGGCTGCCGTCGCGACAGCCGCACCGGTCCGGGGCAGGAGCATCCGGCCAGTGTGCCAAGCGCGGCCCCCGCGCCGGAACCCGGTGGCCGGTGGACGTGCCGACGGCGGTCACCCGGACCGGGTGACCGCCGTCGGCGGGTGCGGCGCGCCTGCCGGTCAGGGCAGGTAGTACATCGGGTTCGGCAGCTTGAACGTCTTGTCGGCGTAGCCGCCGGACAGGTCGCTGAGCTGGTCGCCGAAGTTGGCCTTGATGTCGTAGCCCAGGGACTCGATGTACTTGCGGGTCTCGGACTTCACCTCGATCGTCGAGCAGGCGTTGTCGCCGGTCGTGTCGCACGTGGTCCAGGCGTGGTTGACGTCCTTGAGGAACACGTTGTCGGGGTTCGCGCCGACCGGGGTGCCGGTCACCGGGAAGCCGGTGTTCCTCAGGTTGGTCTCGGTGCCGGCGCGCTGCGACTCGGGGCGGCCGGTCAGGAAGAAGACCGTGTAGCCGGCCTTCTGCGCCGAGGCCACGAGGTCGGGCATGCCGAAGACGGCCGGGAACGCGGCCGCGTCCACGAACGACCCGTTGGTCGACGGGTTGTAGGTGAAGTTGCTGTAGATCTCGTAGTTGTAGGTGTTCAGCGACGTGTCGTCCACGTCGAGCAGGATCGCCTTGCTGCCGGTGCCGTGCTTCGAGCCGTGCTCGTGACCCCGCTTGAGGTAGCCGTCCGCGGACTTCTCGAGCCGGGCCATCTCGCGGGCGTAGGCGCCGGTCGGCGACGCGACGTGCAGGGCGTTGTCCTTGCCGTCCACCGAGTTCGGCACCGGGTCGGCCGTGGTGGTCAGCGTGTCGCCGTAGTACGCCTTGATCGCGGTGCGGACCTGGTCGATGTTCTGGATCTGGTCGGCGCTGGTCGGGCTGGCCGGCGGCGCGGCCACGGCGTGGAAGCCGTGGGAGACGGCGGAGGACTGGAAGCCGAGCGTGGCCAGGGTGGCCAGCGCGGCGACCGACGCGAACGCGGTCAGCGACCGCCGCGAACGGGACGGGGACATGGGTGAGACCTTCCGAGGAGGAGGGGATGCAGATTGCACTCTGCAAGCAGACAAGATGCCACGCGGCACCCCGGCTGTCACCCCTCATGTCGGCCTTTGTCAGCCTTCGGTCGGCCCGCGTTAGCCCAGCACGACCGCGCTCCGCGGGGGTACGTCGATCACCCCGGCGTGCACGGCCAGGTCCGGCTCCCAGCCCAGCAGCACCCGGCCCGGCACGTCGTGGCAGGTCCAGGGCCGGTCGCCGAGGTTGACCAGCACCAGGCAGTCACCGCGACGCGTCCGCAGCCGCCCGTCGGACCACGCGACGTCGGTGCGCCCCAGGTCGGCGTCCCGCAGCGCGGGGTGGGCCCGGCGCAGCGCGATCAGGTCGCGGTACCACCGCAGCAGCCGGGCGTGCGGCTCCTGCTCGGGCTCGGACCAGTCGAGCCGCGAGCGGCGGAACGTCTCGGGGTCCTGCGGGTCCGGGACGTCGTCCTCGTCCCAGCCGTGCGAGCCGAACTCCGCCTTGCGGCCGGCCGCGGTGGCCGCCGCGATGCCGGGGTCGGTGTGGTCGGTGAAGAACTGCCAGGGGGTGCGGGCGCCCCACTCCTCGCCCATGAACAGCATCGGCGT
It encodes:
- a CDS encoding MmcQ/YjbR family DNA-binding protein, giving the protein MSPDDVRRVALALDGATERDHHGFPSFRTARRIFVTVPDPEHLHVMLGEEDIRAAVAEWPRWCEEKWWGRTLSAVRVSLPDCDPAVVAELVEDAWRRHS
- a CDS encoding glycoside hydrolase family 3 protein, which gives rise to MLLPRTGAAVATAALLAVSACGAAGPDGPDPRPTSSGGSWKQGGSSGTGTFRPLPVETGWGPSPGEIDRARSLVGGLSLRERAGQVIVASYGGTAAPTGLVRRLHLGGVVAFSENLAGAGQVARSNRALQRSAARDGRRWPVLVGVDQEGGRVARVTSGVTGFPAFMTAGAAGDPGLTREAYAASGAELLGLGFTVDFAPDSDVTVGPADPAIGARSAGSSPERVAAQVTAAVQGFASSGLVPVVKHFPGHGSVTTDSHYGLPVQHRSLAELRARDLVPFRAAVDAGTSAVMVGHLDVRAVDPRTPSSLSHAVVAGLLRDELGFRGVAFTDSLQMAAVADRFGSAGSAVRALRAGEDVLLMPPDPRAARDGIVAAVRDGRLPQARLDQAAIRMVALLLHQRDQAHRPRPAGSGGDVSRRLSAAGITSVSGPCSGRLVGPRVRVSGPASAVARFRAAAASAGLRVVGPARRTGKHAKRPPRATTVRLVDSTGGPARGDVVVALDIPYVLGGSTAPVRIATYGETPGAFDALLAVLLGRATAPGRLPVDVAGVPRDGC
- a CDS encoding HAD family acid phosphatase, which encodes MSPSRSRRSLTAFASVAALATLATLGFQSSAVSHGFHAVAAPPASPTSADQIQNIDQVRTAIKAYYGDTLTTTADPVPNSVDGKDNALHVASPTGAYAREMARLEKSADGYLKRGHEHGSKHGTGSKAILLDVDDTSLNTYNYEIYSNFTYNPSTNGSFVDAAAFPAVFGMPDLVASAQKAGYTVFFLTGRPESQRAGTETNLRNTGFPVTGTPVGANPDNVFLKDVNHAWTTCDTTGDNACSTIEVKSETRKYIESLGYDIKANFGDQLSDLSGGYADKTFKLPNPMYYLP